Proteins encoded in a region of the Nitrospirota bacterium genome:
- a CDS encoding copper resistance protein CopC has product MISRSILYGGVLLGLLLLTRGSGSAHVFPDHSDPRVGSEINSAPPMVRIWFDGQIEPIFSTLQVLDASGKEVSLKNSRVDEKDPSILEVSIPSLSSGKYSAIWKVLARDGHLTEGKFSFTVK; this is encoded by the coding sequence ATGATTTCTAGAAGCATTTTATATGGAGGAGTCCTATTAGGACTCCTCCTCTTGACCCGCGGTTCCGGTTCGGCTCATGTTTTTCCGGATCACTCCGATCCTCGTGTGGGGTCCGAGATTAATTCCGCACCTCCGATGGTCCGCATCTGGTTTGATGGACAGATCGAGCCGATTTTTTCGACGCTCCAGGTTTTGGATGCTTCTGGAAAAGAAGTGAGTCTGAAAAATTCGCGGGTCGATGAAAAGGATCCGTCCATTTTAGAGGTTTCGATTCCGTCGCTCTCTTCCGGAAAGTATTCGGCAATCTGGAAAGTACTGGCCAGGGATGGACACTTGACGGAAGGAAAGTTCAGCTTCACGGTTAAGTAG
- a CDS encoding ankyrin repeat domain-containing protein, producing the protein MKKEFWVMIVLLVSCAFLEIQQASSAPVEKKESDIPLAKAAAVGDEKKVKELIERGSDVNQKDEEGITPLHRAAGAGHPEIVKILLSHHAEIEAKNREGDTPLHWAAGGGHPEVVSLLLANHAEVSVRDNHGNTPLHRAAGWAKKEVVEILLKHHADLNARDNDGTTPLHWAAGGGNREVVKMLIALGADVNARDQDGGTALHRAAGWNVKEVAELLLSANADIEARDQDGTTPLHWAAAGGHEGMVSLLLAHGADVDSRDRDGETPLHKAAGWSDQKIVQLLLKNKADPHSRNVHGATPLDKAIEGANPEVVDVLKKLGKSR; encoded by the coding sequence ATGAAAAAAGAATTCTGGGTCATGATCGTTTTGTTAGTGAGTTGCGCATTCCTGGAAATCCAGCAGGCATCTTCGGCTCCCGTTGAAAAAAAGGAGTCGGATATTCCGCTTGCAAAGGCCGCCGCAGTGGGTGACGAAAAGAAAGTGAAGGAACTGATTGAGCGTGGATCCGATGTCAATCAGAAAGACGAGGAAGGGATTACCCCGCTTCACCGGGCTGCCGGGGCAGGACATCCCGAAATCGTGAAAATTTTATTAAGTCATCATGCCGAGATCGAGGCGAAAAACAGAGAGGGGGACACACCGCTGCACTGGGCCGCGGGGGGTGGGCACCCTGAGGTGGTCTCTCTGCTTCTGGCGAATCATGCAGAGGTCAGTGTCCGGGACAATCATGGCAACACGCCGCTTCATCGTGCCGCGGGATGGGCAAAAAAAGAGGTCGTGGAGATTCTTCTCAAACACCATGCGGATTTGAATGCCCGGGACAATGACGGGACAACGCCTCTCCATTGGGCGGCAGGAGGCGGAAATCGGGAAGTCGTGAAAATGCTGATCGCGCTGGGAGCAGATGTCAATGCACGAGATCAGGATGGGGGGACCGCGCTTCATCGTGCCGCGGGGTGGAACGTCAAAGAGGTGGCCGAACTTCTCCTGAGTGCCAATGCCGACATTGAAGCGAGGGACCAGGATGGGACGACGCCCCTGCATTGGGCCGCGGCCGGGGGCCACGAAGGAATGGTCTCCCTGTTATTGGCCCATGGTGCGGATGTCGACAGCCGGGATCGGGATGGAGAAACGCCGCTTCATAAAGCGGCGGGATGGTCGGATCAAAAAATCGTTCAGCTTCTTTTGAAAAATAAGGCCGATCCTCATTCCAGAAATGTGCACGGCGCGACCCCGCTCGATAAGGCTATCGAAGGCGCTAACCCGGAAGTAGTTGATGTCCTTAAAAAATTGGGAAAATCCAGGTAA
- a CDS encoding zinc ABC transporter substrate-binding protein, translating into HFGLKVVGEVEPLPGIPPSPSSLAKLADVMIKEDVKVILMEPFYPDNGPEFIARNTGAKVVILPASVGGKDEIKSYADLFEFDVRKVIEILGSVRK; encoded by the coding sequence ATCACTTTGGATTAAAAGTTGTTGGGGAGGTCGAACCATTGCCGGGAATTCCCCCCTCGCCATCTTCTCTGGCCAAATTGGCTGACGTTATGATAAAAGAAGATGTCAAAGTCATCCTGATGGAGCCATTTTATCCGGACAATGGTCCCGAATTTATCGCCCGGAACACCGGAGCGAAGGTTGTCATTCTTCCCGCTTCTGTGGGGGGAAAAGATGAAATCAAGAGTTACGCGGACCTCTTTGAATTCGATGTAAGAAAGGTGATCGAGATATTAGGTTCAGTCAGAAAATGA
- a CDS encoding AAA family ATPase → MSSSHVPKLIESLGNPSIYPHSVEYIECVETHISWIILTGPYAYKIKKPVNLGFVDFSTLGKRYFYCQEELRLNRRLCPALYLGLVSIRGSEIAPELNGTGPAIEYAVKMVQFDRAFELDKVLKRGESLSPYLKMLATDLAKFHRLAAISSEESFFGTPETIAIPMKDNFSKIREFARDQRELDQIDRLETWTLTSLERHREYFYSRKKRGFIRECHGDLHLANMVLIKDRVMIFDALEFNETLRFIDTISDLAFLLMDLNAMGRPQYANQFLNDYLSETGDYEGLVGLRIYQVYRAMVRAKVASIRMNQTDIRQEESDPLRDSHRNYIDLAEKYIVPEKSVILMTCGLSGSGKSILAKRISDAEGMIWIRSDVERKRMAGRSAGQNSGMTVKGGIYTAEMTQRTYGRINEISDRLLKEGFSVILDGTFLRTDQRRAVIETALKNGTPCIILHCSLSEEELRQRIILRKKEGTDPSEADLKVLAWQKGTFESFSPEEARRVLEINTAIPLNIPGIKSGINRMIEDYYREQERR, encoded by the coding sequence ATGTCTTCAAGCCATGTTCCGAAATTGATAGAATCTCTTGGGAATCCCTCTATCTATCCTCATTCGGTCGAATATATTGAATGCGTGGAGACCCATATTTCCTGGATCATCCTGACGGGTCCCTATGCCTATAAAATCAAAAAACCGGTTAATCTTGGTTTTGTCGATTTTTCCACCCTGGGAAAAAGATACTTTTATTGTCAGGAAGAGCTCCGGCTTAACCGAAGATTGTGTCCGGCTCTTTATCTCGGGCTGGTTTCCATCAGAGGAAGTGAAATCGCCCCGGAATTGAATGGAACAGGTCCGGCAATTGAATATGCCGTCAAAATGGTACAATTTGATCGCGCGTTTGAGTTAGACAAGGTACTCAAAAGGGGAGAATCCTTATCGCCATACCTTAAAATGCTTGCTACGGACCTGGCCAAGTTCCATCGATTGGCGGCCATTTCGTCAGAAGAGAGTTTCTTTGGCACTCCGGAAACGATAGCGATTCCGATGAAAGACAACTTTTCGAAAATCAGGGAATTTGCAAGGGATCAGAGAGAATTAGATCAAATTGACCGGTTGGAGACATGGACGTTGACGAGTTTGGAAAGGCATCGAGAATATTTTTACAGCCGGAAAAAAAGAGGTTTTATCAGAGAATGCCATGGCGATCTCCATCTTGCAAATATGGTGTTGATCAAAGATCGGGTCATGATATTTGACGCCCTTGAGTTCAATGAAACCCTCCGGTTTATCGATACAATAAGCGACCTGGCCTTTCTCTTGATGGACCTGAATGCTATGGGGCGCCCTCAGTACGCCAACCAGTTCTTAAATGATTACTTGAGCGAAACAGGGGACTATGAGGGCCTAGTCGGACTCCGCATTTACCAGGTCTACCGCGCTATGGTGCGAGCTAAAGTCGCGTCAATCAGGATGAATCAGACCGATATCCGGCAGGAAGAGTCCGATCCGCTCCGGGACTCCCACCGGAACTATATTGATCTGGCGGAGAAATATATCGTTCCAGAAAAAAGTGTGATCCTGATGACCTGCGGATTGTCCGGATCGGGCAAGAGTATTTTGGCAAAGCGGATTTCAGATGCCGAAGGGATGATCTGGATCCGGTCGGATGTGGAACGAAAAAGAATGGCAGGTCGGTCAGCCGGTCAGAATTCCGGGATGACTGTAAAGGGGGGGATATACACGGCAGAAATGACCCAGCGGACCTATGGCCGAATCAATGAGATTTCAGACCGCTTGTTAAAAGAAGGATTTTCCGTTATTCTGGATGGCACTTTTCTCCGGACAGATCAAAGAAGAGCGGTCATTGAAACCGCCCTAAAGAATGGTACACCCTGTATTATTCTGCATTGTTCACTCTCGGAGGAAGAACTGCGCCAGAGAATCATTCTCAGAAAAAAAGAAGGAACAGATCCTTCTGAAGCGGATCTTAAAGTATTAGCGTGGCAGAAAGGGACATTTGAATCATTTTCTCCGGAAGAAGCGAGGCGAGTTTTGGAAATTAATACCGCGATACCTTTAAATATCCCGGGTATCAAGTCCGGAATCAACCGGATGATTGAGGATTATTATCGAGAACAGGAGAGAAGATGA
- a CDS encoding carbon monoxide dehydrogenase yields the protein MEIEYKNYRVESGPEAFLPPAAACVGITLPDPGEGHVHGVIVSEDIALEAAAKALLQANVPTIFPGPLILWEWNDHVADKAKTLRQLYEELKVYKPTALLIPMPDYRPKYPKINPEVEINPNHPNLTIWHNKIDACIFIGVHCHQANLSLKIIRGGTNCFTIALCAQAGHEDAMVSVRDNDVQQINKLRAILKKVAESPEFAGKLGKKASS from the coding sequence ATGGAAATTGAATATAAGAATTATCGGGTAGAATCCGGTCCGGAAGCCTTTCTACCTCCTGCTGCAGCCTGTGTCGGGATTACACTCCCTGACCCGGGAGAGGGCCATGTGCATGGGGTCATTGTCTCTGAAGATATTGCCCTGGAAGCCGCTGCAAAGGCCCTTTTACAAGCCAATGTCCCGACTATTTTCCCGGGACCTTTGATACTCTGGGAATGGAATGATCATGTTGCGGATAAAGCAAAGACGTTGAGACAGCTCTATGAAGAGCTCAAGGTCTATAAACCGACAGCGCTTTTGATTCCGATGCCTGACTACCGGCCCAAATATCCAAAAATCAATCCGGAAGTTGAAATTAATCCGAACCATCCTAATTTGACGATCTGGCATAACAAAATTGATGCCTGTATTTTTATAGGAGTTCATTGTCATCAGGCCAATCTTTCGCTGAAGATTATTCGAGGGGGAACAAATTGTTTCACCATCGCGCTCTGTGCTCAGGCAGGCCACGAAGATGCCATGGTCTCGGTGAGGGACAATGATGTCCAGCAGATCAACAAACTGAGAGCAATCTTGAAAAAAGTGGCAGAGTCTCCAGAATTTGCCGGAAAATTAGGAAAAAAGGCGTCATCGTAA
- a CDS encoding CopD family protein, translated as MAHEMLPSMGSSIDFHLVSMATVRGLWLLPFILMTGIVGFRLFVFDAMTEMPDEAPWKISIRKKIKIFSRRWINISLISFVSMCLVALIHETMMITGKNVLDVFPFLLTVLEKTHWGRAWVDRAILVTLLAMFWGSCLKKEEFPYRWFFAILALISITFSLIGHPADRGDFHWSIPLDALHLFAVSLWIGGLFPLFRLCLLVRESYHSEMNRFLTRVIERFSLMAMISIAFIFSTGFYSVWNSWQEIPSWRLLTDSNYGNILATKITFVLATLFCGGLSRFIILPGIRKIASGDGSHLVKRFFAYLLIELIFASGVLFLAFFLTQSTPPAVHSHQDVLENSLDVNLRSGF; from the coding sequence ATGGCGCACGAAATGTTGCCAAGCATGGGTTCCAGCATTGATTTTCATTTGGTGTCAATGGCAACGGTCCGTGGACTCTGGCTTCTTCCATTTATCCTGATGACGGGTATCGTGGGATTCCGGCTATTTGTGTTTGACGCTATGACTGAAATGCCTGACGAAGCCCCTTGGAAAATATCAATCAGGAAAAAAATCAAGATATTTAGCCGCCGGTGGATCAACATCTCCCTGATTTCTTTCGTGTCGATGTGTCTGGTGGCTCTCATTCACGAAACGATGATGATTACAGGAAAGAATGTTCTGGATGTTTTCCCTTTCCTGCTCACGGTTTTGGAAAAAACGCACTGGGGAAGGGCCTGGGTCGATCGCGCGATTCTCGTGACGCTCCTGGCGATGTTCTGGGGTTCTTGTCTGAAAAAGGAAGAGTTCCCGTATCGCTGGTTCTTTGCCATTCTCGCCCTGATTTCGATTACCTTTAGTCTGATAGGACATCCCGCTGACCGGGGGGATTTTCATTGGTCAATCCCCCTGGATGCCCTTCACCTCTTTGCTGTCTCGCTTTGGATCGGAGGCCTGTTCCCTCTTTTTCGACTCTGCCTGCTGGTCAGAGAGAGTTATCATTCAGAGATGAATCGATTCTTGACCCGGGTGATTGAACGATTTTCGCTCATGGCGATGATTTCTATTGCGTTTATTTTCTCGACCGGGTTCTATTCCGTCTGGAACTCCTGGCAAGAAATTCCTTCATGGCGCCTGCTCACCGACTCGAACTATGGGAATATTCTTGCTACGAAGATCACTTTTGTCCTGGCGACCTTGTTTTGCGGCGGACTGAGCCGGTTTATTATATTACCTGGAATTCGAAAGATCGCTTCCGGAGACGGGTCCCACCTCGTCAAGCGGTTTTTTGCCTATTTATTGATTGAACTTATTTTTGCGTCAGGTGTCCTATTTCTCGCCTTCTTCCTGACCCAATCGACCCCTCCTGCAGTTCATTCTCATCAAGACGTTCTGGAAAATTCCCTTGACGTCAACCTCCGCTCTGGGTTTTAA
- a CDS encoding 2-oxoglutarate:ferredoxin oxidoreductase: MPTDLEQYRVLPGPEGILPPAAAYMGVLLPEEGQGLLEGDLVNEEKAMEAGAIAMLTRKNPTLFPGPLIVWGWDAHTNEKAKIVLEIAQEIPGVRIIPMPDYRPIYPKIDPEAVINPCHPNLTILHNKIEACVLVGVHCHYANVTLKMIRAGTNCYTIALCAAAGHEDAMMSVPNCDREKLIKFRNALRRVKKNGVKPKYEGKGIIPSSAYQSARLTGQDFHPVPEAEAHGLGHDLEKGLDENEE; this comes from the coding sequence ATGCCTACCGATTTGGAACAATATCGGGTATTACCCGGACCCGAAGGAATACTTCCTCCCGCAGCCGCCTATATGGGCGTTCTTTTACCGGAAGAGGGGCAAGGATTGCTGGAAGGGGACCTTGTGAATGAAGAGAAAGCGATGGAAGCGGGTGCGATAGCGATGCTTACCCGGAAAAATCCGACGCTTTTCCCCGGCCCGCTGATTGTCTGGGGATGGGATGCACATACGAACGAGAAAGCCAAAATTGTATTGGAAATTGCTCAGGAAATTCCCGGCGTCAGGATTATTCCGATGCCGGACTATCGTCCCATTTATCCTAAAATCGACCCGGAGGCGGTGATCAATCCCTGCCATCCTAATTTGACCATTTTGCACAATAAAATCGAGGCGTGTGTTCTGGTCGGTGTTCATTGTCATTATGCAAACGTGACGCTCAAAATGATCCGTGCAGGGACGAACTGCTATACGATCGCACTCTGTGCCGCGGCAGGTCATGAAGATGCCATGATGTCGGTACCGAATTGTGACAGGGAAAAACTGATTAAGTTCAGAAATGCTTTAAGAAGAGTCAAAAAGAACGGCGTTAAACCGAAGTATGAAGGAAAAGGCATTATTCCTTCATCTGCCTATCAAAGCGCAAGACTCACCGGTCAGGACTTTCATCCGGTTCCTGAGGCAGAGGCGCATGGTTTGGGCCACGATCTCGAAAAAGGTCTGGACGAAAACGAAGAGTAA
- a CDS encoding DUF2309 domain-containing protein: protein MGQIEKAPYSETRRMQLRGITLLASEIISQYWPMRTFVHHNPLHNLEDLHFEEAVRRGEVLLGGRGYLSNSLFRSYVQAGRIRLDAIENALKTIVKEKAVTLGTRDINQIEVLRTHLLCGISAPVDEILEARIQRRPDRHDIQSLADHLALGLHFQEAEKIRESPGREKRGPLGIRSTLSAWCDDTFGSQIMDLINRESVKWCEAYLDEGHATWPLPGREKGFYGTWQFLAEQEFSPCGILESGKKIAALPTSPEDALLEHLLVLGIPFEHWQDYLTLHLAALPGWAGFIKWRADQSEYEWQQVYPVDLVQYLAVRLWYERELVQKISPEKRGAEDLYARMFSDHMQKEKSGQNSRLNASWRLIDLAHRLEMGTESLLNSPSERLEVLLDWLDGFPESEHGFIWLRAFESGYQEKLVTQLRTNLQKERDGGEAGSDEMRKIRPQAQAIFCIDVRSESLRRHLELVGDYETLGFAGFFTVFIRFRALGSHHDTFQFPVIMKAKNAVREVPRTFQGQMLTRHQSGARWLHAGHELLHDLKENMVTPYVTVESLGWFYSLPMIGKTLFVDGYRRLTSRLRRIFVPPVATSLTVEKLSREEVNEMLASEQRATIRRALNERFGDRELNLSLERLEGLRLRALDDPGAGEHTSRNPSHSYALTPDEESNFVETLRSEFRINPGWAFARMERITQTGFTLSEQVFTVETALKMMGLTRNFARLVLLCGHNSISENNPFEAALDCGACGGNGGKPNARVLAAMANKPQVREHLGKSGIMIPQDTFFIAGQHDTVTDEVELFDLEDLPPTHLNDLLRLIRDLKEAGFRNSRERCARFPELKSPLSLARAGREVRRRSGDWSQVRPEWGLSGNAAFIIGRRILTRGIDLEGRVFLHSYDWRQDSTGRLLEILMTAPQVVGQWINMEHYFSTVDNEVYGSGSKIYHNVVGRIGIMSGPQSDLRTGLATQTVMNGMRPYHEPMRLLTLIEAPRERIIGIIQRHRLLKNYYDNGWVQLMALEPEEKNFYLYLPKQGWNPMKLETPIPYPKLKTKKEPFI from the coding sequence ATGGGACAGATAGAAAAAGCGCCCTATAGCGAAACCCGGCGGATGCAGCTGCGAGGAATCACCCTACTCGCAAGCGAAATCATCTCTCAATACTGGCCGATGCGCACCTTTGTCCACCACAATCCCTTGCATAATCTGGAAGACCTTCATTTTGAGGAGGCGGTCAGGCGGGGAGAGGTCTTGTTGGGAGGCCGGGGTTATTTATCCAATTCGCTTTTTCGAAGTTATGTTCAAGCAGGCAGAATTCGCCTGGACGCGATCGAAAACGCGCTCAAGACGATTGTTAAGGAAAAAGCCGTGACGCTGGGCACGCGGGATATAAATCAAATAGAAGTGCTTCGTACCCATCTCCTCTGCGGAATCTCGGCCCCTGTCGACGAGATACTTGAGGCCCGGATTCAGCGCCGTCCGGATCGTCATGATATTCAGTCTCTGGCCGATCATCTCGCTTTGGGGCTCCACTTTCAGGAAGCAGAGAAAATAAGGGAGTCTCCTGGACGGGAAAAAAGAGGCCCACTTGGAATCAGGTCCACTCTTTCGGCCTGGTGCGATGATACCTTTGGAAGCCAGATCATGGATCTGATTAATCGCGAATCGGTGAAATGGTGTGAGGCCTATTTAGACGAGGGGCATGCGACCTGGCCCCTCCCTGGCCGGGAGAAGGGATTCTACGGAACCTGGCAATTTCTGGCGGAACAGGAATTCTCGCCTTGCGGAATTTTAGAAAGTGGGAAGAAAATAGCAGCCTTGCCCACTTCTCCGGAAGATGCCCTACTTGAACATCTTCTTGTGCTCGGTATCCCATTTGAACATTGGCAGGATTATCTGACGCTCCATTTAGCGGCTTTACCGGGCTGGGCAGGTTTTATCAAATGGCGGGCCGACCAGAGCGAATATGAATGGCAGCAAGTCTATCCCGTTGATCTGGTCCAGTATCTTGCGGTGCGTCTTTGGTATGAACGCGAACTGGTTCAGAAAATCAGTCCGGAAAAAAGGGGTGCCGAAGATCTTTACGCTAGAATGTTTTCCGATCATATGCAAAAGGAAAAATCCGGTCAGAATTCCCGCCTGAATGCCTCCTGGAGACTAATCGACCTTGCCCACAGGCTCGAAATGGGTACGGAATCTCTGTTAAACTCTCCGTCTGAACGCCTGGAAGTCCTTTTAGATTGGCTAGATGGTTTCCCGGAATCGGAGCATGGTTTCATCTGGCTCAGGGCATTCGAATCTGGGTACCAGGAAAAGCTCGTGACTCAACTCAGAACCAATCTCCAAAAAGAACGGGATGGAGGAGAGGCGGGTTCTGATGAAATGCGTAAAATCAGGCCCCAGGCACAAGCGATATTCTGTATTGATGTGCGATCAGAATCCCTAAGACGCCATTTGGAATTGGTCGGAGACTATGAGACCCTTGGATTTGCCGGTTTCTTTACTGTTTTTATCCGATTTAGAGCTCTGGGTAGCCACCATGATACTTTTCAGTTTCCGGTGATTATGAAGGCCAAGAACGCGGTACGGGAAGTTCCGCGTACCTTTCAGGGTCAGATGCTCACCCGGCACCAGTCGGGCGCCAGGTGGCTCCATGCAGGCCACGAACTCTTGCATGACCTGAAAGAGAATATGGTTACACCCTATGTGACGGTAGAATCTCTTGGTTGGTTTTACAGCCTGCCGATGATTGGTAAGACGCTCTTTGTAGACGGATATCGCAGGCTGACATCCCGACTTCGACGGATTTTTGTGCCTCCAGTGGCCACCAGCCTGACGGTGGAGAAATTGTCACGGGAAGAGGTCAATGAGATGCTCGCTTCTGAACAGCGTGCAACCATCCGGCGCGCACTGAACGAACGTTTCGGCGATCGTGAATTGAATCTTTCATTAGAGAGACTGGAAGGTCTTCGCCTTCGTGCGCTCGATGATCCGGGAGCGGGAGAGCACACTTCGAGAAATCCTTCCCATTCGTATGCGCTAACCCCTGACGAAGAATCGAATTTTGTCGAAACGCTTAGGAGTGAGTTCCGAATTAATCCGGGCTGGGCATTTGCCAGAATGGAGCGCATTACCCAGACCGGTTTTACGTTGAGCGAACAAGTTTTCACGGTCGAGACCGCTCTCAAGATGATGGGGCTGACCCGGAATTTTGCGCGTCTTGTCCTCCTCTGCGGCCACAACAGTATATCCGAAAATAATCCCTTTGAAGCTGCTCTGGATTGCGGCGCCTGCGGCGGAAATGGAGGGAAACCCAATGCCCGGGTACTCGCGGCCATGGCCAATAAACCTCAAGTCCGTGAGCATCTCGGAAAAAGCGGGATCATGATACCTCAGGATACCTTTTTTATCGCGGGTCAACATGATACCGTGACGGATGAAGTGGAATTGTTCGATCTGGAAGATCTTCCGCCCACTCATCTGAACGACCTCCTCCGTCTGATTCGGGACTTGAAGGAAGCCGGATTTCGCAATAGCCGCGAACGGTGTGCACGGTTTCCCGAGCTAAAATCTCCATTGTCTCTTGCCAGAGCGGGGAGGGAGGTCAGAAGACGAAGTGGTGACTGGAGCCAGGTTCGCCCCGAATGGGGGCTTTCGGGCAATGCGGCTTTTATTATCGGTCGTCGCATTCTCACCCGGGGCATTGATCTGGAGGGGAGGGTTTTTCTCCATTCTTATGATTGGCGCCAGGATTCGACCGGACGCCTGCTGGAGATTTTGATGACAGCGCCCCAGGTCGTGGGACAATGGATCAATATGGAGCACTACTTTTCGACAGTCGATAATGAGGTCTACGGGAGCGGAAGCAAGATTTATCATAATGTCGTCGGCAGAATCGGAATTATGTCAGGACCGCAGAGTGATCTGCGGACAGGACTGGCTACCCAGACAGTGATGAATGGAATGCGACCTTACCACGAACCGATGAGGTTGTTGACGCTTATTGAAGCGCCAAGGGAAAGGATTATCGGAATCATTCAGCGGCATCGTCTCTTAAAGAATTATTATGACAACGGTTGGGTCCAGTTGATGGCGCTTGAACCGGAGGAGAAAAATTTCTATCTCTATCTTCCGAAACAAGGTTGGAACCCCATGAAATTGGAAACGCCCATTCCATATCCCAAATTGAAAACCAAAAAGGAGCCTTTTATATGA
- a CDS encoding P-II family nitrogen regulator, translating to MTGLTLYPMKEIRIIFQGEHLKFVTDMLDKGQVTGYTIIHNVSGKGHHGFHTAHPMFNEMDSLVMLMAVVVQEKVEPILAGLIPLFDRYTGVMFVSDVAVSRRDYFSAPSGGK from the coding sequence ATGACAGGTCTTACGCTTTATCCCATGAAGGAAATCAGGATCATTTTTCAGGGAGAACATTTAAAATTTGTGACGGATATGCTGGACAAAGGTCAGGTCACAGGCTATACGATTATTCACAACGTCTCGGGCAAAGGTCATCATGGGTTTCATACCGCCCATCCGATGTTCAATGAGATGGACAGCCTGGTGATGTTAATGGCGGTCGTAGTGCAGGAAAAGGTCGAACCGATTCTGGCCGGACTCATCCCGCTGTTCGATCGCTACACCGGAGTCATGTTTGTCTCGGATGTGGCGGTGAGCCGGCGCGACTATTTTTCCGCTCCTTCCGGAGGAAAGTAA